GGAGGTCGCGGGGGCGGCGCAGGAGATGGCGGGGCTGACCGAGGCCACCCTGCGCGGGCTGGCGGAGCAGGCGCGGGGCGCGGCCGAGGTGGCGAAGGCGATGGACGACACCCGCCGGCAGGCGGCGCAGACCGCGCGGGCGCTGGCCGAGCAGGGGCAGGGGACGAAGCAGGTCGAGACGGCGGCCCGGGACGTCGCGCGGCTCGCGGCGGAGGTGACGCGCGCCACCGCGGAGCAGGGAAAGGCCGCCGGGAACATGGCCCAGGCGGCGGAGGAGGTGCGGCGGGTGGCCCGCCAGACGGCGCTCGCCGTGTCGGAGCAGGACGAGGCGATCCGGAGCTTCGGGGAGGTGGTCTCGCGGCAGGCGGTGGGCCTCGCCAGCCTCGCCCGCTCGAACGGGGAGCAGGCCGTCGCCACCGAGCAGCTCGCGCGCGGCCTGGCGCAGATGCGCGGGCAGGTGCGGGAGATCGCGACCACGCTCTCCTCGCAGGCGCGCGGGTCCCAGGGCATGGCGGACGAGATGGACCAGATGGCCGACGGCCTGGTGCGGCTCGGCGCGGCGCGCCGGCGCGGCCGGCGCGGCGCGGCCGCAGAGCCGGGGGAGGGCGCGTGAACCGGCCCCTCCCGCTCGGGCTGTCGCAGGACGACCAGCGCCGGCTGGGCGAGGTGGAGGCGCTCGCCGGGCGCGGGGCGGTGCCCGAGCTGGTGCAGCGCCTCTCCGACCCGAGCTGGGCGGTCCGGCGCGGCGTCGTCGACGCGCTGGCGAGGCTGGGAGATCCCGCCGTGGAGCCGCTCTGCGCCGCGCTCGCGGGGGACCGGGGGGACGAGGCGCTCCTGGCGGCCGCCGTCGACGCGCTCGCGGCCAGCCGCGGCGAGGTCGACGGCCCGGTCGGCCGGCTCGCCGAGCACGCCGACCCGCACGTGGTGGCCGACGCGGCGCAGATCCTGGGCCGGCGCCGCAGCGGGAAGGCGGTGCCGATCCTGACCCGCCTCGCCGCGCACGCCGACGACAACGTGGCGGTGGCGGCCCTGGAGGCCCTGGGCCGCATCGGCGGCACGGCGGCGGTCGACGCGCTCCTCTCCACGGTGGCCGGGGGCAACTTCTTCCGGACCTTCCCGGCGCTGGAGGTGCTCGGACGCAGCGGGGATCCGCGCGCGATCGCGCCGCTCGCCAGGCTGCTCGACAGCACCTTCTACGCCCCGGAGGCCGCGCGCGCGCTCGGACACACCGGCCTCGCCGCGGCGGTCCCGCCGCTGGCGGCCCAGCTCCACCGCGGTCCGGAGGCGCTGGTGCGCGCCGCCGCCGTCGCCCTGGCCGACTTGCACGACGCGCAGCGCCGGCAGTACGGCTCGGGGCAGGGCGCGGAGAAGGCGCTCCGGTCGGCCGCGCTCCCGCAGCTGGCCGCGAGCCGGCTGGCGCAGTCCGTCCCCGGCGCCACCCCCGACGAGCAGCGCGCGCTGGCGCGCGTGCTCGGCTGGCTCGGGTCGCCGGAGGCGAGCGCGACGCTGCTCGGGCTGCTCGAGGTCGCGCCCGAGCCGGCGGCCGAGGGCCTGCGCTCGGTCGGGCACGACGCCGATCGGCAGCTCGGGGAGGCGGTCCGCCTCGGCGACAGCGCCCGCCGGAAGCTGCTCCTGCCCCTGCTGGTGGGGCGGGCGCACGCGCTGGAGCACGCCCTGCTCTGCCTCGACGACCCGGCGCCCGAGGTCCGCGCCGCGGCCGCCGAGGTGCTGAGCAGCCTGCGCGAGCCCGCCGCGGTCCCCGTGCTCTTCGCGCACCTGGGCGACCCGGACCTGGGCGCCGCGCGGGCCGTGGTGGGGGCCGTCGAGTCCATCGCCAGCGCCGAGACCGAGCAGCTCGCGCTGGCGGCGGCGCGCTCGCCCGACCCGCGCGTCCGCCACGCCGCGCTGGGCGTGGTCGCCTACTTCGGGTTCTCCGGCGGGCTGCAGGTCATGGAGGAGGCGCTCGCGGCCGGGGACGAGCGCCTGCGCGACGCCGCGCTGGCAGGCCTGCCGTACCTGGACGAGCCGCGGGCGCAGGAGCTGCTGCTCGCCGCCGCGGAGCACCCGTCGCCGCGCACCCGCGCCTCGGCCATGCGCGCGCTGGGGCAGACCGCCGGCGCGCCGGCCGCGCTGGCGGCCCTGCGGCGCGGCGTCGGCGACCCGGACCCGTGGGTCGCGTACTACGCGTGCCAGGCGCTGGGGAAGCAGCGGGACGAGGCGGCCGCGGGGCAGCTCGTCGCCGCGGCCCGCCACCCCTCGGGCCAGGTGCGGGTCGCCGCGGTGGAGGCGCTGGCGCACCTCGCCTCGGAGGCCGCGGGCGCGGCGCTGCGGGCCGCGGCGAGCTCGAGCGACCAGGACATCAGGCGCGCCGCGCTGCAGGGCCTCGGCGCGTCGCGCGCGCCGGGCGCGCTCCCGACGCTGCTCGCCGCCGCCGGCGCGGGCGACCGCGCCACGCGGGTGGTGGCCCTGACCGCGCTGGCCGACCGCGACGAGCCGGAGGTGCTGCCGGTGCTGGCGCAGGCCGCGGCCGACCGGGACGAGGAGGTGCGCGCGGCGGCCGTGGCGCGCCTGGCCGAGTGGCGCAACGCCGGAGGGACGCACGTCCTCATCGGGCTGCTCGGCAACCCCGCCGCGCGCGAGCGCGCCCTCGAGGCGCTCTCCCTGCCGACGCCGGGGCGCATCGCGGGGCTCCTCTCGGCGCTCGAGGTGGCCGACGGCGAGCTGCCGCCGCTGCTCGTCTCGGCCCTGGCGCGCATGGATCGTCCCGACGCGCGCGCCGCCATCGTGAGCGCGGTCGAGCTGGGTGGCCCGGCCACCCGGGCCGCGGCGGTGGAGGCGGTGGGCGCGCTCGACCTCGCCGACGGGCGGGAGGCGCTGGCGCGGGCCGCGGAGCGTGACCCCGACCCGGGCGTGCGCCGGCTCGCCGCGGCCGCCCTCGCTCGCTGATGCCGCACCCGGTGATGCCCGCGCTCACGGTCCATCCCCAGGTGCTGAGCCTCCTGGCCGGCCTCGTCGAGGACCGCGCCGGGCTGCACTACGGCCTCGACGACCGCGCGCTGCTGGCGGAGAAGGTGGTCCCGCGCGCGCTCGACCGCGGCTTCGGCTCGCTCCTCGACTACTACTACTTCCTCCGCTACGACCCGGCGGGCGACGCCGAGCTGGACCGGCTGGTGGAGGCGCTCTGCGTCCACGAGAGCTACTTCTTCCGCGAGGTCCAGCCCCTGCGGGTGGCGGTGGAGGAGGTCCTCGCCCCGGCGATCCGGGCCGGCCGCCGGCCGCGGGTGTGGTGCGCGGCGGCGGCGCAGGGCGAGGAGCCTCTCACGCTGGCGATGCTGCTCGACGAGCGCGGGTGGCTCGGGCAGGTCGAGCTGGAGGCGACCGACGTCAGCCTCCGCGCGCTGGAGCGGGCGCGGGCGGGCGTTTTCGGCCAGCGCGCCCTGCGCGCGCTGCCGGCGGGCGTGCTGGGCCGGTGGCTCGAGCCGCAGGGGCAGGGGGCGGTGGCCCGGCGCGAGCTGGTGGAGGCGGTGCGCTGGCGGCGCCTCAACCTGATGGACGCGGCGGCGGTGCGCGCCATGGGGCCGGTCGAGCTCCTGCTCTGCCGGAACGTCATCATCTACTTCGCGGACGAGACGGTGCGGCGCCTCGTGCGCAGCCTGGGCGAGGCGCTGGCGCCCGGCGGGGCGCTGGTGGTCGGCGCCTCCGAGTCGCTCCTCCGGTTCGGCAGCGCGCTCGCCTGCGAGGAGCGGGGCGGGGTCTTCCTGTACCGGGCGGCGCGATGAGCGGCGCGCGCGTCAAGGTGCTGGTGGTGGACGACTCCGCCTTCGCGCGCAAGGTGGTGCGGGAGACGCTCGCGGCCGAGCCGGACCTGCAGGTGGTGGGCTCGGCCCGCGACGGGCTCGAGGCGCTGGAGAAGATCGCCGAGCTGGCGCCCGACGTCGTCACCCTGGACCTGAGCATGCCGGGCCTGGACGGCCTGGGCGTGCTGGGGTCGCTGGCCGGG
This Anaeromyxobacter diazotrophicus DNA region includes the following protein-coding sequences:
- a CDS encoding HEAT repeat domain-containing protein, encoding MNRPLPLGLSQDDQRRLGEVEALAGRGAVPELVQRLSDPSWAVRRGVVDALARLGDPAVEPLCAALAGDRGDEALLAAAVDALAASRGEVDGPVGRLAEHADPHVVADAAQILGRRRSGKAVPILTRLAAHADDNVAVAALEALGRIGGTAAVDALLSTVAGGNFFRTFPALEVLGRSGDPRAIAPLARLLDSTFYAPEAARALGHTGLAAAVPPLAAQLHRGPEALVRAAAVALADLHDAQRRQYGSGQGAEKALRSAALPQLAASRLAQSVPGATPDEQRALARVLGWLGSPEASATLLGLLEVAPEPAAEGLRSVGHDADRQLGEAVRLGDSARRKLLLPLLVGRAHALEHALLCLDDPAPEVRAAAAEVLSSLREPAAVPVLFAHLGDPDLGAARAVVGAVESIASAETEQLALAAARSPDPRVRHAALGVVAYFGFSGGLQVMEEALAAGDERLRDAALAGLPYLDEPRAQELLLAAAEHPSPRTRASAMRALGQTAGAPAALAALRRGVGDPDPWVAYYACQALGKQRDEAAAGQLVAAARHPSGQVRVAAVEALAHLASEAAGAALRAAASSSDQDIRRAALQGLGASRAPGALPTLLAAAGAGDRATRVVALTALADRDEPEVLPVLAQAAADRDEEVRAAAVARLAEWRNAGGTHVLIGLLGNPAARERALEALSLPTPGRIAGLLSALEVADGELPPLLVSALARMDRPDARAAIVSAVELGGPATRAAAVEAVGALDLADGREALARAAERDPDPGVRRLAAAALAR
- a CDS encoding CheR family methyltransferase, which codes for MPALTVHPQVLSLLAGLVEDRAGLHYGLDDRALLAEKVVPRALDRGFGSLLDYYYFLRYDPAGDAELDRLVEALCVHESYFFREVQPLRVAVEEVLAPAIRAGRRPRVWCAAAAQGEEPLTLAMLLDERGWLGQVELEATDVSLRALERARAGVFGQRALRALPAGVLGRWLEPQGQGAVARRELVEAVRWRRLNLMDAAAVRAMGPVELLLCRNVIIYFADETVRRLVRSLGEALAPGGALVVGASESLLRFGSALACEERGGVFLYRAAR